The nucleotide sequence CCAACAATTTATTTCCTTGAAATGGACGGAGCCTGCACTTGTGGAAGTACTTGTTCACTATTTAGATGCAATGTGTCTCTTTTTGAAGTATTCTCCGGATGCAGCTGGCAGTGTTATCAAtaaactatttgaacttctaacATCTCTTCCACTTGAAATTAAGGTTACCTTAACAACCCTTTTTCATTCTTGCTTTCAACTATTGAGAAAAATTATCTGGCAAGTAAAAGTTGTATAATCTCTTGGCAGGAGACATCAACATCAAGTGCTCGGCATGCAAGGTTACATATCTGTTCATCATTTATTCGGATAGCAAAAGCTACTGACAAAAGCATCTTGCCTCATCTGAAGGTGCATTTGTTTAAACATCCGTTGTTGAACGATCACAGTTAACTGGTTATGACGTTATGTTCAGTTGTTCACAGTACTTCCCGCCGGACTAATAAGTTTGCTGTGCTATATAACTGGTTATGACGTTATGTTCAGTTGTTCACAGTACTTCCCGCCGGACTAATAAGTTAGCCTTGATCTAgttatgaattaaatattatttaagccAGTTTTGAGCCATATCAAAAAAATTCAGCCTCTATTAGGGCATGCTGAATTAACCAGGGCTACTTTGATATCTTTATTTATATTGATTTGTCAAAACACACCAGTGTAGTAATGCAAATATGAATGggaaaaaatctcaaaaaatctTTGCTGTTATGCTATTAATAGTTAATGATtgaatttttggtttgatttgtcAGCTGTCCCTGTAAAATTGTTCTCAAAATCAGCAAACATATccgatatttatattttatctaaaacttATATTCTGTTCCAAATCTTATCGCTCTTCCCTGTCAATATTGTTCTTTATTTACATCTCCGTACATTACTAAATGCATGGTCTATATGAATAGATATAATGTACTGGGCTTGTCAATAACCATTGGggattcatttttcaaaaacttgGATGTGCACTTTGTTGCAGTTGCCCTGATGGAGAATATACAGTCAATGGAGTTTAGTCATTTGAGGGAACTTGTTCATTGCATTTTGATTCCGTTGGTTAAAAATGGTCCTGTCGATATGAGGGAGATTTGGCTGGAAAAGCTTCTGCACCCATTATTTGATCATGTTCAGCAAGCTCTTAGCTGTTCATGGTCAAGTCTTCTGCAAGATGGTAGAGCAAAGGTTCCTGATACTCATGGCATTCTTAGTGGATCAGACCTGAAAGTACAGGTGATGGAGGAAACACTTTTGAGGAATCTAACACGTCAGATTTGTTCACTCCTCTCTGTGATTGCTTCTCCTCCCCTAAATACTGGAATCCCTTCTTTGGAACAGTCTGGGCATATTATTCCTTTCGACATGTCTTCTGTGAAAAGCTTGGATGCAGTTGCATCATGCTCTTTGGTTGGGTATGCTTTCTACTTGTTATGGAATGTATGCTTCATTTCAgtttcaatacttttttttccttctcattATGTCTTTACTCGTGATAGGTTCCTGCTGAAGCATGAAGGTCTTGCCCTTCCAACGTTAAGAATGTGTTTAGAAGTTTTTAAATGGACAGATGGTGAAGCCGTGACAAAGATTTCTTCTTTTTGCTCTGCGATGGTAGTTCTTTCAACAGTAACAAACCATACCAAACTCGTAGAATACGTTTCTACAGATCTTTTTACATCCGTTATTCAAGGATTAGAGCTCGAGTTGAATGCAATAATCAGTGCTGATCTAGTTGAAATTTGTCGAGAGATATTTGTATATCTTGGTGATAGACACCCAGCTCCCAGGAAGGCTAGTTATTTTCCGtgacttagtttttttttcttagtgcATTTACCTTATGGAATACACTTTAAAATCCTAGACCTTGAATATTGAGCAATATCATTTTAGGTTTTGCGTACATATTTTTACTGACAtgcattcattttttgtttgtttaggtTTTGCAGTCTCTCCCATTTATTACTTCTCGTGATTTACATGCCTTCGAGGAATCTTTGTCGAAAACGTCAAGTCCAAAGGAACAAAGGCAGCACATGAAAAATTTGCTTCTGATGGCAACTGGTAACAAATTAAAAGCACTTGCAGAACAGAAACGCAGGTTGAAACTTACAGGAGCCCGAGACCCCGACAACTGCTGCTAATCTTCACACATGTGTATAAAATAATGCTGTCCTTAAATACCACTTAGGCACTTACAAACAATATTTGTAATCGACTAACCGCTACATATGTTAATTCATGATATAGTTTAGAGAAAACTACACTAACCTCCCCTGAGGTTCATGTAAATACAACCAGCACcccttttattttcataaaaataaaaatcattcacATCTGACGTTAAATCCGCCTATCTTATGTTatagtgaaggaaaaaaaaacacgttATTCTGAAATTGATATTCCTCGTTCTTCAACTTGAATAACTATCTGCTTGAGATAAGGATGTGAATCAAGCAAAGCAACTTCCCCAGCATATGAAGTTGCCTATAACACTCTTTCATGTGTCTTTTATCCTCTCAACCCTATCACTTGAAATGACTGAATTACCACAACCATACCCAAATTGCAAGACTGATTATAAGCAAACATCTTAGGTGAATTCTTCGGAATAACTACATCTCAACAAATCAATAGACAAACTTGTAATTCTTGCAGGATTCAACTCTGTCGTAATTTAGGGTGATATTgataattttgaatgaaaggGATATCCAAATAACCCTTGTTTGAACTATGTAGACATTTTGCATGATAAAACCTAAGATCAAAACATTGTTAAGAAAATTAACAACACATCAAATGAAAGAATATGACAATGGTATTGTTTGAATTAATCGAGTTAGTAGACGGTTCAATTTTTCCTTAGTTATTGAATTGATCTTAAggaatgttgtttttgtaatttgaaaattacgaCAGAGCTTTGAAACAGAtcgctttctttaagacgtttcgcggcactacctaagttgtgcaaggtagactagcaaccgcGCCGTCTCCTAGCAACCGCGCcatctccaggataaaacagcccagattctaactgtacgattaaaggctgCACTGCCAGAAATCGCTCGAGAATAACACCTCAATATGGTTTTCGAAAAGTTTCGAAaaaccactctaatatggtacGTAGACCACTCGATAAaccaaagaaggaggaaagaaagaacggttcgtcaacacaaaccgcgggagggagaagagaggagagaaaACCAGATAAGAGTATTCGATTATcagttttggagtgaagaatacTATTCCCGAGCTCTCAATTTATAAGGAGGATTTctactagagtgtgtgatctacccgatgtgggacataaaattttcaattcacactttacactagtttctccatccttgtgtttacattccaaaggctccacaaactcactagtatactccaagttttttttccattatacactagtgttccaacaatcccccactTGAATTCAAAATTGGTTTCGAAAGTTACGTTTTAAACGTTTCTTAAAGATTGCTAGTAAACAAAGGTGTCG is from Medicago truncatula cultivar Jemalong A17 chromosome 1, MtrunA17r5.0-ANR, whole genome shotgun sequence and encodes:
- the LOC25483955 gene encoding protein HASTY 1, whose product is MKKCFQSLVTLSSKGPIQAELVSMMLRWLSEDITVHNEDLEGDRRRLLLRWVTQSLPETLPLLHTLLEKHCTAALSEASRKQIDVAKLHAAAVTATLNAVIAYAEWAPLTDLAKSGIINLCGFLLSAPEFRLHASEFFKLVSSRKRSVDASASEIDQVMRDIFQILMNISREFLHKSGSGLGSMDESEYDFSECICESMVSLGSFNLQSIAGDSAVFSLYLEQMLGFFKNYKFAIHFQSLQFWLVLMRDLTPKPRSSTHSACDSPSVSCSGSENAKKKDTFFTFSKENTSLLSDDFCSAMLDTSFLHILKREKTLPGTALSLVAPELWSDDFEDKGQFIQYRYSLLELIRFVASYKPLIAAAKVSEKIDTIIKSFLLSPSPSQDLAAIESMPLALENVVNAVFGGSNDMAEENAEVQLELCRTFEGLLQQFISLKWTEPALVEVLVHYLDAMCLFLKYSPDAAGSVINKLFELLTSLPLEIKETSTSSARHARLHICSSFIRIAKATDKSILPHLKVHLFKHPLYNVLGLSITIGDSFFKNLDVHFVAVALMENIQSMEFSHLRELVHCILIPLVKNGPVDMREIWLEKLLHPLFDHVQQALSCSWSSLLQDGRAKVPDTHGILSGSDLKVQVMEETLLRNLTRQICSLLSVIASPPLNTGIPSLEQSGHIIPFDMSSVKSLDAVASCSLVGFLLKHEGLALPTLRMCLEVFKWTDGEAVTKISSFCSAMVVLSTVTNHTKLVEYVSTDLFTSVIQGLELELNAIISADLVEICREIFVYLGDRHPAPRKVLQSLPFITSRDLHAFEESLSKTSSPKEQRQHMKNLLLMATGNKLKALAEQKRRLKLTGARDPDNCC